Proteins from a single region of Serinus canaria isolate serCan28SL12 chromosome 28, serCan2020, whole genome shotgun sequence:
- the LOC103824702 gene encoding LOW QUALITY PROTEIN: neurturin (The sequence of the model RefSeq protein was modified relative to this genomic sequence to represent the inferred CDS: inserted 1 base in 1 codon) has product MKVWKFAAIASMLLSSILSILVCRDMFSGSRELSPLPSSPSSSRDSSSSSSSSSSSSSSSSSSSSSSLPAAPRRSPRALQRHGSLLAQYGALLESYTEGEMRQLISALLQRYRQAVNSGXHELQLFPRAGGRRKRARARHKPCELRQLEVSVSELGLGYESDETVLFRYCSGTCEAAVRSYDLSLKSMRSRRKIRKEKVRARPCCRPLAYDDDVSFLDAYNRYYTVNELSAKECGCV; this is encoded by the exons ATGAAGGTATGGAAGTTTGCAGCCATTGCATCGATGCTCCTCAGTTCCATCTTATCCATTTTAGTTTGTAGAGACATGTTCAGCGGAAGCCGGGAACTCAGCCCCTTGCCTTCCTCGCCGTCTTCCTCACGggattcctcctcctcctcctcctcttcttcttcttcctcctcctcctcctcctcctcctcctcctcctcgctgcCGGCGGCTCCGCGGAGATCCCCACGGGCCCTGCAACGCCACGGCTCTCTGCTGGCCCAGT ACGGCGCCTTGCTGGAGAGCTACACGGAGGGCGAGATGCGCCAGCTGATCTCGGCGCTGCTGCAGCGCTACCGCCAGGCCGTCAACTCGG GGCACgagctgcagctcttcccccGCGCCGGCGGCCGCCGCAAACGCGCCCGCGCCCGCCACAAACCCTGCGAGCTGCGCCAGCTGGAGGTCAGCGTCAGCGAGCTGGGCCTGGGCTACGAGTCGGACGAGACCGTCCTGTTCCGCTACTGCAGCGGCACCTGCGAGGCCGCCGTGCGCAGCTACGACCTCTCCCTCAAGAGCATGAGGAGCCGCAGAAAGATCCGGAAGGAGAAGGTTCGCGCCAGGCCGTGCTGCAGGCCGCTGGCCTACGACGACGACGTGTCCTTCCTGGACGCCTACAACCGCTACTACACCGTCAACGAGCTGTCGGCCAAGGAGTGTGGCTGCGTGTGA